In one window of Bombus vancouverensis nearcticus chromosome 10, iyBomVanc1_principal, whole genome shotgun sequence DNA:
- the LOC117163480 gene encoding uncharacterized protein LOC117163480, whose product MKVIVNILLVSSVVYVYGAPFDKSEWLSAIRKLKRERNLEEENPLTWLRNSNTEKSASNSDYLQWLLRNSKHRDVKHSNKKHEKHSIPLNLLHTKNKSDSSDKSNSEQSELILFRKKDTRQKNSNEEESVEKKSGELRIRKRNSDEEYSREQDSHKRKSDGNRRRKKDRLEKSSPESWSLTDESDSSDSSSASSSDKSNKKHQKRRESNSIDRKKKDDSQGNDGDKSSSSSSSSESSSDSSSSEEDFEEYLKKSLNKKKNYKEIKHILKHYKTNVQYGKLYEWNRRRYLEWKRKIDLKKKIIKAKKNLHTDKLMSICNILEDSDQHEDQIRKCVRDYLSTKDEFIFVTDLSLIRLLSSDENKVNKSVEIENESGFEIKVLIEGNSQPGEDSKQAKTVIKTIDKVINGGGLWKETETVNVTDDEQAAVDGDNGSDKEEKLPGKDKTNTAEATGESSPASGGASGSEDSNINESSTVASSRQTTSGARQTESRGQQTTSQLPSQTGASRISENEQTTEASSSKSETVVSDNSSSNDNNTDKPNDASSKSSAPGSDTSESRKSTSQTGPPSEASNNASNEESTTDAGESGDSSVSRSAASGEVTSVSRTKDSEVTRRQQAIESSTVKLVNNGSVTAETGNGVDNGETSTDTNKQTDASASESSTLRNEEIQTSTTSRTKSEATTTNGSVNVSSNVDDSGKPTDSAEAQTDSNTSESSTSKAKETTSAVPQTENSGQTNEASTLKLKATPSDDSAGVSNNVDVTTDTNDVSSNSGRSTGSKGDHAAASNDEQTASSWQPETSNVTDGQQEIETPNQESETTRVITNGDETSTNSSNEQTKPSASESSTSDTEAASVSQAEESSSATQTVQVTEAWNSDSETTSNAENTNNAKGTSDNSGRSTSSSSRQTDSNDDGSIATESEETTAASSRANGSTVTGEKQGNETSNTQAETNFSNDSANAITVTGKNPNVITVTDDSANKSSDSDNLIAGTSRQTDSNAETINSNDSKSTTRSVQRISPSQTDQSIVSGTERSTETAETRTASIDESPSALDGLNITIIVINGRENDGTSISVDSETNSNSSESVTARGESETSTDSDGGLATEESSLKPGTTQTDNKIDTSSNIGETTETETTLSNEETSTDESNGQTDSTVTESTTVENARTSASSSQTETSSGQSETEQSVEASGARTETVATDEPADTSSDLNATIVVNDGTDSETSTGADSGTSRSTNSETTESSAGGSTGSTANESTTAEGEIDTSSPRSEASTAAGTEVATEESPSVSETTIADSNADASSSNRVVTGETDAAVSNEENDVQTDSSATESTTLKSARTTLSPSQTEESSVSETGQSTETRSVQSKRVPTSNSINDMYNNSSTSSGILEINEESTTSVGEIDSSPSEATTSENTQTEPSIVQATDTVTKVASTTELQTLQLEIILTDVNGTVSDSYIVVLDKNSNNTDSILDIINRLPNSSSKQTNSKVNKSATLGDAEIYNTLASEAVPSVQPNTNVKPESPIVGIN is encoded by the exons ATGAAAG TCATCGTCAATATCCTCCTCGTCTCTTCGGTCGTTTATGTCTATGGCGCTCCTTTCGACAAATCAGAATGGCTTTCCGCGATCAGAAAGCTCAAAAGAGAACGAAACCTCGAGGAAGAGAATCCACTCACATGGCTGCGCAATTCGAATACAGAAAAGAGTGCGTCGAACTCTGACTATCTGCAATGGCTTCTTCGAAACTCGAAACATCGTGACGTGAAACACAGCAATAAAAAGCATGAAAAACATTCCATTCCCTTAAACCTACTACATACAAAAAACAAGTCTGATTCATCGGACAAATCCAATTCCGAGCAAAGCGAACTGATCTTATTTAGGAAGAAGGACACCCGACAGAAAAATTCAAACGAGGAAGAATCTGTGGAGAAAAAGTCTGGCGAACTGCGTATTCGTAAAAGGAACTCTGACGAAGAATATTCTCGCGAACAAGACTCTCATAAGCGGAAATCTGATGGAAATCGTCGTCGTAAAAAGGATCGACTTGAAAAAAGTTCTCCCGAATCGTGGAGTTTAACGGATGAAAGCGATTCCTCCGACTCGAGTTCTGCCAGTTCCTCTGATAAATCTAATAAGAAACACCAGAAACGCCGTGAATCTAATTCCatagatagaaaaaagaaagatgatTCGCAGGGAAATGACGGTGATAAAAGTTCAAGTTCCAGTTCTTCGTCAGAGTCTAGCAGCGATTCGTCTTCCAGCGAAGAAGATTTCgaggaatatttaaaaaaatcattgaataaaaagaagaacTACAAAGAAATAAAACATATACTTAAACATTATAAAACGAACGTTCAATACGGGAAACTGTACGAATGGAACAGACGTAGGTATTTGGAATGGAAGAGAAAGATAgacttgaagaagaaaataataaaagcaaagaaaaatttACATACAGATAAATTAATGAGCATTTGTAATATATTAGAAGATAGCGATCAGCATGAAGATCAAATAAGGAAATGCGTAAGAGATTATTTGTCTACGAAAGatgaatttatttttgtaaCAGATCTATCGTTGATTCGTCTCCTGTCGTCTGACGAGAATAAAGTTAATAAGTCTGTAGAGATAGAAAATGAAAGTGGTtttgaaataaaagttttaatCGAAGGTAATTCACAACCTGGTGAAGACtcgaaacaagctaaaactGTGATCAAAACGATTGATAAAGTAATCAATGGCGGTGGACTTTGGAAAGAAACAGAAACTGTCAATGTAACGG ACGATGAACAAGCAGCTGTTGACGGAGACAATGGTTCCGATAAGGAAGAAAAATTACCCGGTAAAGACAAGACAAACACAGCTGAAGCAACTG GTGAAAGTTCACCAGCTAGCGGTGGTGCCAGCGGATCAGAGGATTCGAATATTAACGAATCATCAACTGTAGCATCATCTCGACAAACAACTTCAGGGGCTCGACAAACAGAGTCACGAGGTCAACAGACAACTTCTCAATTACCTTCACAAACTGGAGCGTCCAGGATCTCAGAAAATGAGCAGACAACTGAAGCCTCTAGCTCCAAATCTGAAACAGTTGTCAGTGATAATTCATCCAGCAATGATAATAATACGGATAAACCAAACGACGCTTCGAGTAAGAGCTCAGCGCCCGGCAGTGACACGAGTgaatcgagaaaatcgacttcgCAAACTGGACCGCCGTCTGAAGCATCAAACAACGCTTCAAACGAAGAATCTACCACTGATGCTGGCGAATCGGGAGATTCGAGTGTTAGTCGATCAGCGGCATCGGGTGAAGTAACATCGGTATCTCGAACAAAAGATTCTGAAGTAACACGAAGACAACAGGCTATTGAATCGTCGACTGTCAAATTAGTTAACAATGGCAGCGTTACAGCCGAAACAGGCAACGGTGTAGATAACGGTGAAACATCCACCGATACCAACAAACAGACAGATGCTAGTGCTAGCGAGTCTAGTACATTGAGGAATGAAGAAATACAAACGTCTACGACTTCACGTACCAAGTCAGAAGCTACTACTACCAATGGCAGCGTCAATGTTTCGAGTAACGTAGATGACAGTGGTAAACCTACTGACAGTGCAGAAGCACAAACAGATTCAAATACCAGTGAATCTTCAACATCGAAGGCTAAGGAAACGACATCGGCTGTTCCTCAAACAGAAAATTCTGGACAGACAAATGAAGCATCGACTTTGAAGCTGAAAGCTACTCCCAGCGATGATAGTGCTGGTGTATCGAATAACGTAGATGTTACAACTGATACAAACGATGTTTCAAGTAATAGTGGAAGATCCACTGGCAGTAAGGGCGATCATGCTGCAGCGTCGAATGACGAGCAAACAGCATCATCTTGGCAACCTGAAACTTCTAATGTTACAGATGGACAGCAGGAGATCGAAACACCGAATCAGGAGTCGGAAACAACTCGTGTAATTACCAATGGTGATGAAACGAGTACAAACAGTTCCAATGAGCAAACGAAACCAAGTGCCAGCGAGTCTTCGACGTCAGATACAGAAGCAGCTTCCGTTTCTCAAGCTGAAGAAAGTTCTAGCGCGACGCAAACAGTACAGGTGACTGAAGCATGGAACTCCGATTCAGAAACGACGAGTAATGCGGAAAATACAAATAATGCAAAGGGTACTTCGGACAATAGCGGAAGATCAACTAGCAGTTCTAGTCGACAAACAGATTCAAACGACGATGGATCTATCGCAACAGAAAGCGAAGAAACAACAGCGGCTAGTTCTCGAGCCAATGGTTCAACTGTAACAGGAGAAAAACAAGGCAATGAAACATCAAACACACAAGCGGAAACCAATTTTAGTAACGACAGTGCCAACGCTATTACCGTCACTGGCAAAAATCCCAATGTTATCACTGTGACTGATGACAGTGCCAATAAAAGTTCGGACAGCGATAATTTAATCGCTGGTACTAGTCGGCAAACAGATTCAAATGCTGAAACAATAAATTCGAACGATAGTAAGTCTACTACGAGAAGCGTGCAGAGGATATCTCCCTCTCAAACTGACCAATCTATCGTAAGTGGAACAGAACGATCGACTGAAACAGCGGAGACTCGGACAGCTTCTATCGACGAATCTCCTAGCGCATTAGATGGTTTGAACATTACGATTATTGTTATTAATGGTAGAGAGAATGATGGAACATCTATCAGCGTTGATAGCGAAACAAATTCTAATAGCAGTGAATCAGTAACCGCAAGAGGAGAGAGTGAAACTTCTACCGATTCAGATGGAGGACTTGCAACTGAAGAATCGTCTTTAAAGCCAGGAACTACCCAAACTGACAATAAGATCGATACATCGAGCAACATAGGCGAAACAACTGAAACGGAGACAACTCTAAGTAACGAAGAAACGTCTACCGATGAAAGTAACGGGCAAACAGACTCGACTGTTACCGAATCCACGACTGTAGAAAACGCACGAACATCGGCATCTTCCTCTCAAACTGAAACGTCCAGTGGTCAATCCGAAACAGAACAGTCGGTTGAAGCGTCCGGTGCTCGAACTGAAACAGTTGCTACCGACGAACCTGCCGATACATCAAGCGATTTGAACGCTACGATTGTTGTTAACGATGGTACAGATAGCGAAACATCAACCGGTGCTGATAGTGGAACATCAAGGAGCACCAATAGCGAAACGACGGAGTCCAGCGCTGGTGGATCAACAGGTTCTACCGCTAATGAATCGACAACAGCAGAAGGAGAAATAGATACGTCTTCTCCAAGAAGCGAAGCTTCTACTGCTGCAGGTACAGAAGTTGCAACTGAAGAATCACCTTCGGTATCAGAAACAACAATAGCTGATAGTAACGCCGATGCATCGAGCAGTAATCGTGTGGTAACAGGTGAAACAGACGCTGCTGTAAGTAACGAAGAAAATGATGTGCAGACAGATTCAAGTGCTACTGAATCCACAACTTTAAAAAGCGCGCGAACAACATTGTCTCCCTCTCAAACTGAAGAGTCTAGCGTATCTGAAACAGGACAATCGACCGAAACGCGGAGCGTTCAATCCAAAAGAGTTCCTACTAGTAATAGTATCAATGATATGTATAATAACAGTAGTACTAGCAGTGGTATTTTGGAAATTAACGAAGAATCAACGACCAGTGTCGGCGAAATAGATTCAAGTCCTAGCGAAGCTACAACTTCGGAAAATACTCAAACAGAACCATCCATCGTCCAAGCTACCGATACCGTTACAAAAGTAGCATCAACAACTGAATTGCAAACTCTGCAACTAGAAATCATTCTTACTGATGTCAATGGCACTGTATCGGATTCTTACATAGTTGTACTTGATAAAAACAGTAATAATACagatagtatcttggatattaTTAATAGATTACCTAACAGTAGCAGCAAACAAACAAATTCAAAAGTTAATAAGTCTGCTACTTTAGGAGATgcggaaatatataatacactCGCTTCAGAAGCAGTGCCATCGGTTCAACCAAATACCAATGTAAAACCGGAATCTCCTATAGTAGGAATAAATTAG
- the LOC117163425 gene encoding beta-galactosidase codes for MLTVLLTLAVTSAVGEVVNIHVNNDTQSRFSFEVDYENNQFLLDGKPFRYISGSFHYFRTPRQYWRDRLKKMRAAGLNAVSTYVEWNLHQPTENEWHWTGDADVVEFINIAQEEGLFVLLRPGPYICAERDFGGLPYWLLGRVPDINLRTNDPRYMKYVEIYLNEVLDKVQPYLRGNGGPIIMVQVENEYGSYACDTEYLIRLRDIMRQKIGTKALLYSTDGSNPNMLRCGFVPEVYATVDFGSNTNVTKNFEIMRMYQPRGPLVNSEFYPGWLSHWREPFQRVQTATVTKTLDEMLSLGASVNIYMFYGGTNFGYTAGANGGHNAYNPQLTSYDYDAPLTEAGDPTPKYFAIRNVISKYLPLPNVPLPSPSPKGDYGTVLLVPILQLFEPRAQQLFGTITVEATNPLTFEKLGLPHWLVLYETDLVRGRPDPAILRAKVRDRALVYVDDHLVGFLSRTDNIYDINIKDLYGRRLKLLVENQGRLNYGSGLRDYKGVSEVTLNGISLGPWKMTGFRLDSVPSTPLDDIESTLSISKTLINGPVILRGNFSISGQPMDTYLNTDGWGKGVAFVNGRNLGRYWPVAGPQITLYVPASYLRTGENELLLVELEYIPMSKEMKLQNEPILDHKVRYSNSQDNSNDIRVLV; via the exons ATGTTGACCGTTTTACTGACCTTGGCAGTGACTAGTGCTGTCGGAGAAGTGGTGAACATCCACGTAAACAAT GATACGCAGTCGAGATTCAGCTTCGAGGTCGATTACGAGAACAACCAATTTCTGCTGGATGGAAAACCCTTCCGATACATATCCGGCAGTTTTCATTACTTCCGAACGCCCAGGCAATATTGGAGAGATCGTTTAAAAAAAATGAGAGCAGCCGGGTTAAACGCTGTTTCAAC ATACGTGGAATGGAATCTTCATCAACCGACTGAAAACGAATGGCATTGGACAGGTGACGCGGATGTAGTAGAGTTCATAAACATCGCTCAGGAAGAAGGTTTGTTCGTGCTTCTGAGGCCAGGCCCTTACATCTGCGCGGAGAGAGATTTT GGTGGACTTCCATACTGGTTACTAGGACGAGTACCGGACATAAATTTGCGCACAAACGATCCAC GATACATGAaatacgtagaaatatatttaaacgaAGTATTGGACAAAGTTCAGCCCTACCTAAGAGGAAATGGAGGACCTATAATAATGGTTCAG GTGGAAAACGAGTATGGAAGTTACGCGTGTGACACGGAATACTTAATTCGGCTTAGAGACATAATGAGACAGAAGATTGGTACGAAGGCACTTCTGTATTCGACCGATGGATCAAACCCGAATATGCTACGTTGCGGATTTGTACCAGAGGTTTATGCCACCGTCGATTTTGGGTCCAACACGAACGTGACGAAAAACTTTGAAATAATGCGCATGTATCAGCCACGT GGTCCCTTAGTAAATTCTGAATTTTATCCCGGATGGTTGTCACACTGGCGGGAACCGTTTCAAAGAGTACAAACTGCAACAGTTACGAAAACCTTAGATGAAATGCTATCTTTGGGTGCTTCTGTTAACATATACATGTTCTACGGTGGAACAAATTTTGGTTATACCGCTG GTGCTAACGGTGGCCACAACGCATACAACCCGCAATTGAcctcttacgattacgatgctCCGTTAACCGAAGCTGGTGATCCAACGCCGAAGTACTTCGCGATCAGAAATGTCATATCCAAG TATTTGCCATTGCCAAACGTGCCCCTTCCATCACCATCTCCAAAAGGAGATTACGGTACGGTTCTTCTAGTGCCAATTCTACAATTATTCGAACCTCGTGCCCAACAATTATTTGGAACGATCACGGTCGAAGCAACGAACCCATTGACGTTCGAAAAACTGGGACTGCCTCATTGGCTGGTATTATACGAGACCGATCTAGTACGTGGCCGTCCGGATCCCGCGATTTTACGCGCCAAGGTTCGGGACAGAGCGTTGGTCTACGTAGACGATCATCTCGTTGGATTTCTAAGCCGTACCGATAATATctacgatataaatataaaggaTCTTTACGGACGAAGACTGAAGCTACTGGTCGAGAACCAAGGACGATTGAACTATGGAAGTGGACTTCGCGATTATAAG GGTGTTTCGGAGGTAACTCTAAACGGTATTTCCCTTGGCCCTTGGAAAATGACTGGATTCCGTCTGGATAGCGTCCCGTCTACTCCTCTCGACGACATCGAATCCACCCTATCCATAAGCAAAACTCTTATCAATGGCCCAGTTATACTTCGAGGAAACTTTTCAATCTCTGGCCAACCGATGGACACTTATCTAAACACCGATGGTTGGGGCAAGGGAGTCGCTTTCGTCAACGGACGCAATTTAGGTCGATATTGGCCGGTGGCTGGTCCTCAAATCACTCTCTACGTTCCTGCATCATATTTGAGAACAGGTGAAAACGAGTTGTTGCTGGTTGAATTGGAATATATACCGATGTCCAAGGAGATGAAGTTGCAAAACGAACCAATTCTTGACCACAAAGTTCGATATTCCAATAGCCAGGATAACTCGAACGATATACGTGTTTTAGTCTAA
- the LOC117163479 gene encoding uncharacterized protein LOC117163479 — protein MSVCSVAQDAPLDLSCRNPERKTNLLNSSKFQRCLPCQTCGKNFDRPSLLKRHLRTHTGEKPHGCAVCGKMFSTSSSLNTHVRIHTGERPHECPMCGKRFTASSNLYYHRMTHYKEKPHKCNECGRSFPTPGDLRAHGYSHSGNWPMRCSVCNRGFCKPGALHHHMQVHRNRPYRCNICKKQFAMINNLRSHEQSHDLDLPIRNTIANSSNAENEISINAFTFEEVNRNHLQLSAIYSWTSWIPFHYPK, from the exons ATGTCTG TGTGCAGCGTAGCGCAAGATGCGCCGTTAGATTTGAGTTGTCGCAATCccgaaagaaaaacgaatttgTTAAATTCTTCGAAATTTCAAAGATGTTTACCTTGTCAAACGTGTGGCAAAAATTTTGACAGACCTTCCTTGCTCAAAAGGCATTTACGTACCCATACAG GTGAAAAGCCACATGGTTGCGCCGTCTGTGGAAAAATGTTCAGTACAAGCAGCTCCTTGAACACACATGTCAGAATACACACCGGAGAACGGCCACACGAATGTCCAATGTGCGGAAAGCGTTTCACTGCTTCGTCAAATTTGTATTATCATCGAATGACACATTATAAG GAAAAACCGCATAAATGCAACGAATGCGGACGTTCTTTTCCAACCCCTGGTGATTTAAGAGCTCATGGGTATTCTCACAGTGGTAACTGGCCGATGCGATGTTCGGTTTGCAATCGAGGATTTTGTAAACCTGGAGCTCTACATCATCACATGCAAGTGCACA GAAACAGGCCATATCGTTGTAACATATGCAAGAAACAATTTGccatgataaataatttacgATCGCACGAGCAGTCTCACGATCTCGATCTGCCAATTCGAAATACCATCGCTAATTCTTCAAAcgcagaaaacgaaatatcgattaaTGCGTTTACTTTTGAGGAAGTAAACAGAAACCATTTACAACTTTCCGCGATTTATTCTTGGACTTCTTGGATACCTTTTCATTATCCCAAgtaa